A window of the Scleropages formosus chromosome 5, fSclFor1.1, whole genome shotgun sequence genome harbors these coding sequences:
- the LOC114910510 gene encoding mucin-5AC-like, translating into MTTSEPSTTITAEPTTTTSSEPSTSKTATTTTSEPITTVTATAIISEISTSAIATTVISGATTTEPGTTTSSEPSTSKTATSTTSVPTTSSEPSTSKTAITTTSEPSTTTTAEPETIYGQSAMTATTTASETFTSATLTTIVSGATTTETATTTSTEPSTSKTAPTTTSEPITTVIATTTTTEPSTTATAITSKTPTSATATTVISGITTTETATTTSSEPSTSKTATTTTSEPSFNASASVALPTLDEIKQTLIEAASVNNTNFTLNIIISSITVQVISGVSTTETATTTSSEPSTSKTATTTTSEPSTSKTATTTTSEPSTMTAPGIASETPISATATTVISGATTTEPGKTTSSEPSTSKTATTTTSEPITTVTATETTSEPSTMTATGIASETSVSATATTVISGVTTTETTTTTSSEPSTSKTATTTTSEPITTVTATETTSE; encoded by the exons ATGACCACGTCAGAACCATCTACTACAATAACAGCTGAAC ctacaactacaacttcatcagaaccatctacttcaaaaactgcaactacaaccacatcagaaccaattACTACTGTAACTGCAACTGCAATCATATCAGAAATATCTACTTCAGCAattgcaactacagtcatatcaggagcAACAACTACAGAACCTGGAACTACAACTTCATCGGAACCatctacttcaaaaactgcaacttcGACCACGTCAGTACC tacaacttcatcggaaccatctacttcaaaaactgcaattaCGACCACGTCAGAACCATCTACTACAACAACAGCTGAACCTGAAACCATATACGGACAATCTGCTATGACTGCAACGACAACAGCATCAGAAACATTTACTTCAGCAACTCTAACTACAATCGTATCAGGAGcaacaactacagaaactgcaactacaacttcaacagaaccatctacttcaaaaactgcacctacaaccacatcagaaccaattacaactgtaattgcaactacaaccacaacAGAACCATCTACGACTGcaactgcaatcacatcaaaaacacctacttcagcaactgcaactacagtcatatcaggaataacaactacagaaactgcaactacaacttcatcagaaccatctacttcaaaaactgcaacgacaaccacatcagaaccatct TTCAATGCCTCTGCATCTGTTGCTTTACCAACTTTGGATGAGATAAAACAAACCCTTATAGAGGCGGCTTCAGTGAACAACACAAATTTCACTCTtaacatcatcatcagcagtaTAACTGTTCAAG tcatatcaggagtaTCAAcaacagaaactgcaactacaacttcatcagaaccatctacttcaaaaactgcaactacaaccacatcagaaccatctacttcaaaaactgcaactacaaccacatcagaaccatccACTATGACTGCACCTGGAATTGCATCAGAAACACCTatttcagcaactgcaactacagtcatatcaggagcAACAACTACAGAACCTGGAAAGACAACTTCATCGGAACCatctacttcaaaaactgcaactacaaccacatcagaaccaattactactgtaactgcaactgaaaccacatcagaaccatctactatgactgcaactggaattgcatcagaaacatctgtttcagcaactgcaactacagtcatatcaggagtaacaacaacagaaactacaactacaacttcatcagaaccatctacttcaaaaactgcaactacgaccacatcagaaccaattactactgtaactgcaactgaaaccacatcagaa
- the LOC114910534 gene encoding cell wall protein DAN4-like yields the protein MTATGITSETSTSTTATTLMSGVTTTETATTTSSEPSTSITATTVKSGITTTETATTTTSGQSATTANAVTSEPSTTLTATTTTSGEYTVTGTTTTSGQSATTATTVILEPSPSTTLTASTTEQSPKTTITSSTSQPSPSTTTASVPTEAVTTVTTTTTTTNPINYSERLELKFSLMIDFTDDLYDPTSENYKKLELQVVLQLTYLYKTKYGPIFIMVIVISFSPGSVVTDTELVFNTSMPDSLPTANDVKQVLIQAISENNSNFTLKINSSSITVQEMAGISTVATIPVSTLATAQSVTVQTTPTSQLETTSTFATNASTSVAATTLTSITATSTATPTTTIAVVIIKLRFAMSKDFTSELSNTSSPQFQTLAAQVYLVVNQVYRDHFGNQYKGSNVTQFSKGSVVTFIDLFFSGTDPLPNSIDIVNALKQAVSNNNTLSIILDSIQINSAAGRNSVSCAVLLAALTLLLAGHL from the exons atgactgcaactggaatcacatcagaaacatctacttcaACAACTGCAACTACACTCATGTCAGGagtaacaactacagaaactgcaactacaacttcatcagaaccatctacttcaataactgcaactacagtcaaaTCAGGaataacaactacagaaactgcaactacaactacATCAGGACAATCTGCTACAACTGCAAATGCAGtcacatcagaaccatctacaacattaactgcaactacaaccacatcaggaGAATATACTGTGACTGgaactacaaccacatcaggGCAATCTGCtacaactgcaactacagtcatattaGAACCATCTCCTTCAACAACTCTGACTGCAAGCACAACAGAACAATCTCCTAAAACAACTATAACTTCGAGTACTTCACAACCATCTCCATCAACTACAACTGCATCAGTACCAACAGAAGCTGTAACTACAGTCACAACAACCACAACGACCACAAATCCTATAAATTATAGTGAAAGACTGGAACTTAAGTTTTCTCTTATGATTGATTTTACAGATGATCTGTATGATCCAACTtcagaaaattataaaaaattgGAATTGCAGGTTGTATTGCAG CTTACCTATCTTTACAAGACAAAGTATGGACCTATATTCATCATGGTGATTGTAATAAGTTTCAG CCCTGGATCTGTGGTTACGGACACTGAGCTTGTGTTCAACACCTCTATGCCTGATTCCCTACCCACTGCAAATGATGTGAAACAAGTCCTTATCCAGGCTATATCAGAAAACAACAGTAACTTCACTCTTAAGATCAACTCCAGCAGTATAACTGTTCAAG aaatggCAGGAATTAGTACAGTGGCTACGATACCTGTCAGCACACTTGCCACTGCACAATCTGTTACTGTTCAGACTACACCAACTTCACAGCTGGAAACTACAAGCACTTTTGCTACTAATGCTTCTACCAGTGTGGCAGCAACCACATTAACTTCAATAACTGCAACTTCAACTGCAACTCCAACAACAACCATTGCAGTGGTAATAATCAAACTGCGCTTTGCTATGTCAAAGGACTTCACCTCAGAGTTAAGCAACACCAGCTCACCACAATTCCAAACTCTGGCAGCTCAAGTATATTTAGTG GTCAACCAGGTATACCGAGACCATTTTGGCAACCAGTACAAAGGTAGCAATGTAACACAGTTCAG CAAAGGCTCAGTGGTGACCTTCATTGACCTCTTCttcagtggcactgaccccctcCCAAATTCTATAGACATAGTGAATGCCCTCAAACAGGCCGTGAGCAACAACAACACCCTCTCCATCATCCTCGACTCCATCCAAATTAACA GTGCAGCAGGAAGAAACAGTGTAtcttgtgctgtgctgctggCTGCACTCACACTTCTGCTTGCGGGTCACCTGTAG